The following DNA comes from Candidatus Methylomirabilota bacterium.
CAAACGCCGCCGGCGCGCGACCACGGTGCGGCCGTGCTAGGGACGCCGAAACCGGGGCATGACCTCGCGGGCGAACAGCTCCATGGAGCGGCGCACCCGCTCCTGGGGCAAGCCGCCGAAGTTCATCCAGCACAGGACCTCGCCGACTCCCAGCCGCCGCAGCTGATCGATCCTCGCGGCCACCGTGTCGGGTGAGCCGAACGCGACCGTCTCGGCGACCAGCTGGTCCCACGTGATCTTCGCGAGCCGCTCCTTCATCGTGCGAAAGCCGGGCTGCAGGAGCGGGTGCACGCGATCGATGTCGTCGGGGATCAGGAAGCGCCGGAGGGACTCCTGGTACCACATCTCCGCGTCCTTTGCCTCGGCCTGCGCCAGGGCGTCGGTCGGCGCGACGTAGATGTGGCGCGAGACTCCCCAGCGGCCCATGAGGCTCGCGGTCTCGGCGTCGGTGCGGCCCGCCTTCTGGCACGCCTTCAGGTACGCGTCGCGCTGCGAGACGAGCTGGTCGATCGGTCCCCGCAGCCAGGAGTTGAGCATCGGCAGCCCGCGGAGCGCGGTGGCCTCGATCGTGTCGGGGCTCGTGCACACGACGTAGAGCGGGGGGTGCGGCTGCTGCAGCGGCTTGGGGATCACCCGCACCTCGGGGATCGCGTAGTGGCGGCCCGCGTACGAGAAGCGCTCGCGGGTCCAGACGCCGATCATGATCGCGAGGGCCTCCTCGAAGCGCTCGCGGTTCTCGATCTGGGGGACCCGGTAGCCCTCGAACTCGACCGGCCGGTTGCCGCGCCCCACCCCGACGTCGAGGCGCCCGCCGCAGAGGATGTCCACCATCGCCATCTCCTCGGCGAGCCGGACCGGATCATGGAAGGGCAGGATCGCCGCGGCCAGACCGATGCGTACCCGTTGGGTCCGCATGGCCACCGCCGCGGCCAGCACGGCCGGCGAGACCGAGAGACCGTACTCGATGAAGTGGTGCTCGGTCAGCCAGATGCTGTCGAAGCCGAGCTCCTCCGTCCACGCCATCTGCTCGATCTCGCGCCGGAAGACCTCGGCGTGCGTGAGCGACGGCGGGGCCTGGAGGAAGTAGTAGGTTCCGAAGCGCATGGCGTCAGGCGAGCCGCGGCATGACGCGCTCGGCGAAGAGCCGCATCGAGGCGAGCACGCGCTCGTGCGGGATCCGCCCGCCGACGTTCATCCAGACCGAGAGGCTCGAGTAGCCGAGGGCCTCGCGCAGCTCGAGGAGCCGCTCGGTGACGGCCTCCGGGGTGCCGTAGACGGCGAGATCCTCGAGCACCTCGGGGTAGGAGATCCGGATCAGCCGCTCGCCGTCCACGCCCCGGTTGGGCGATTCGCGGAGCGCCTCGCCGATGGTGTGGAAGAAGTGCATCGTGCTCGTCTCGGGCTCCTCGCGCGCGCGGCGCGCGGTCTCGGCGACGTAGACGGGAACGATGAGCCCGACGGGACCCCGGCCCGGGTGGCCGGCCGCCCGCCACGCCTCGTGGTAGCCGCCGATGAAGCGTTTGAGGTCCGCGATCGACGTGGTGCGCACGGCGATGAAGATCGGGTAGCCCATGCGCCCGACCATCGGATAGGTCTCCTGCGTCGTCGCCGCGACGCGGATCGGCGGGTGGGGCTTCTGGTAGGGCTTCGGCAGCACGCAGACGTCGCGGAACTGGAAGTACTTGCCCTCGTGCGAGAAGCGCTCCTGCGTCCACGCCTTCAGGAGGATGTCGAGCGTCTCCTGGAACCGCTCGCGGCTCTCGGCGTAGGGGATGTTGAAGCCGTGGTAGTGGGCGGGGAGCCCGCTGCGGCCGATGCCGAAGTCGAGCCGCCCCTGACTCAGGTGATCGACCGTGGCCACGTCCTCGGCCAGGTGCAGCGGATGGCTCAGGGGCAGGACCTGGACGGCGATGCCGATCTTCACCCGCCGCGTGCGCTCGGCGAGCGCGGCCGCGATGACGAGGGGCGACGCCAGGACCGAGCGATCCTTCTGGAAGTGGATCTCGGCGAGCCAGACCGCGTCGAAACCGCAGGCCTCGGCGGCCGTCATCTGCGCCATCGATTCCGCGAAGGCCTCGGCGTCGCTCATGCCGGGGGCCTGCTGGAACTCGGTGAAGAGCCCGAATTCCGGTCTGGGGAGCGTCGTCATCCGCGCGGGATTATAGGCGTCGCCTCCCGTGACCACAAGCGCCGCGCCCGCCCGCGCCACGCTTGACGCGCCGGTCCGGGGTGGCCTACTCTCCGGCCACATGCTGGTCGGCGCGTTCGCCTGCGCTCACACGCCCCAGCTCCTGGTCCGGCCCGACACGGAGGACCGCGAGCTGGTGCTGCGGGTCCACGCCGCCTTTGGCCGCGTCCGGCGGCGGCTCGAGGTCTTGAGGCCCGACACCATCGCCGTCGTCGCCGGCGACCACGTCGAGGCGTTCTTCCTGAACGCGGTGCCCGCGCTCGGCGTCTACGTCGGCGCCGAGTGCGCGGGGAGCTTCGGCCGCTACCGCTACCGCTTCCCCATCCACGAGCCGCTCGCCCGCGCGATCGTCGAGCAGGGGATCGAGCGGGGCTTCGACCTCTTCTACACGCAGGACGCGCCGCTCGACTACGCCTTCTACGTCCCGCTCCACTTCACGATGCCCACCCCCGCGGTGCCGATCGTGCCGCTCCACGTCAACGTGTACCTGCCGCCCCAGCCGACGCCGCGGCGCTGCTTCGAGTGGGGCCGGGCGCTGGGCGAGATCCTCCACGCGCGACCGGAGCGCGTCGTGCTCATGGCCTCGGGCGGCATGTCGCACTACCCGGGGACCGAGCGCTACGCCTCACCCGAGCTCGACTGGGACCGCCGCGTCCTCGACCAGCTCGCTCACGGACACGGTCGGGAGCTGGCCGCCGTCACGGGCGAGGAGCTCGACAAGGCGGGGAACATCGAGCTGCGCACGTGGATCACGGTGCTGGGCGCGGTGGGCGACGCCCGCGCCGATGTCTACTGCTACGAGCCCTCCTGGCACCACGGCAACGCCGTGGTCGAGTGGGCGATGTGACGCTCGAGTCCGCCGCCCACTATCGCTTTCCGCCGGCGAGCGCGTACCGGCTCAACCGCTGCC
Coding sequences within:
- a CDS encoding LLM class flavin-dependent oxidoreductase, with the protein product MRFGTYYFLQAPPSLTHAEVFRREIEQMAWTEELGFDSIWLTEHHFIEYGLSVSPAVLAAAVAMRTQRVRIGLAAAILPFHDPVRLAEEMAMVDILCGGRLDVGVGRGNRPVEFEGYRVPQIENRERFEEALAIMIGVWTRERFSYAGRHYAIPEVRVIPKPLQQPHPPLYVVCTSPDTIEATALRGLPMLNSWLRGPIDQLVSQRDAYLKACQKAGRTDAETASLMGRWGVSRHIYVAPTDALAQAEAKDAEMWYQESLRRFLIPDDIDRVHPLLQPGFRTMKERLAKITWDQLVAETVAFGSPDTVAARIDQLRRLGVGEVLCWMNFGGLPQERVRRSMELFAREVMPRFRRP
- a CDS encoding LLM class flavin-dependent oxidoreductase; translated protein: MTTLPRPEFGLFTEFQQAPGMSDAEAFAESMAQMTAAEACGFDAVWLAEIHFQKDRSVLASPLVIAAALAERTRRVKIGIAVQVLPLSHPLHLAEDVATVDHLSQGRLDFGIGRSGLPAHYHGFNIPYAESRERFQETLDILLKAWTQERFSHEGKYFQFRDVCVLPKPYQKPHPPIRVAATTQETYPMVGRMGYPIFIAVRTTSIADLKRFIGGYHEAWRAAGHPGRGPVGLIVPVYVAETARRAREEPETSTMHFFHTIGEALRESPNRGVDGERLIRISYPEVLEDLAVYGTPEAVTERLLELREALGYSSLSVWMNVGGRIPHERVLASMRLFAERVMPRLA